Proteins from a genomic interval of Nostoc sp. TCL240-02:
- the glnA gene encoding type I glutamate--ammonia ligase gives MTTPQELLKRIQDEKIQLIDLKFIDTVGTWQHLTLYQNQIDETAFTDGVPFDGSSIRGWKAINESDMTMVLDPNTAWIDPFMEVPTLSIICSIKEPRTGEWYNRCPRVIAQKAIDYLVSTGLGDTAFFGPEAEFFIFDSARFAQTANEGYYFLDSEEGAWNSGKAGTDAKPNLGYKPRFKEGYFPVSPTDSFQDIRTEMLLKMAELGVPIEKHHHEVATGGQCELGFKFGKLIEAADWLMIYKYVIKNVAKKYGKTVTFMPKPIFGDNGSGMHCHQSIWKDGQPLFAGDKYAGLSDMGLYYIGGLLKHAPALLAITNPSTNSYKRLVPGYEAPVNLAYSQGNRSASIRIPLSGINPKAKRLEFRCPDATSNPYLAFAAMLCAGIDGIKNKIHPGEPLDKNIYELSPEELAKVPSTPGSLELALQALEKDHAFLTESGVFTEDFIENWIDYKLGNEVKQLQLRPHPYEFYLYYDA, from the coding sequence ATGACTACACCACAAGAACTCTTGAAGAGAATTCAAGATGAAAAAATTCAACTGATTGATCTCAAATTCATCGACACAGTAGGGACTTGGCAGCACCTCACACTGTACCAAAACCAAATCGATGAGACTGCGTTCACTGATGGCGTACCTTTTGACGGTTCCAGCATTCGGGGTTGGAAAGCGATCAACGAATCTGACATGACGATGGTACTCGACCCCAACACTGCTTGGATCGACCCATTTATGGAAGTGCCTACGCTAAGTATAATCTGTAGTATAAAAGAACCCCGCACAGGCGAATGGTATAACCGTTGCCCACGGGTAATTGCTCAAAAAGCAATAGATTACCTAGTTTCCACTGGTCTTGGTGACACAGCCTTCTTTGGTCCTGAAGCTGAATTCTTTATATTTGACAGTGCTAGGTTTGCTCAAACTGCTAACGAAGGCTACTATTTCTTAGACTCCGAAGAAGGTGCTTGGAATTCTGGTAAAGCTGGTACAGATGCAAAACCCAACTTGGGTTACAAACCCCGCTTCAAAGAAGGTTACTTCCCAGTTTCACCAACGGATTCTTTCCAAGATATCCGTACAGAAATGTTGTTGAAAATGGCAGAATTAGGTGTGCCAATTGAAAAACATCATCATGAAGTTGCTACTGGTGGTCAGTGCGAACTAGGTTTCAAATTTGGGAAGTTGATCGAAGCGGCTGACTGGTTGATGATTTACAAATATGTCATCAAGAACGTTGCCAAGAAATATGGCAAAACCGTTACCTTCATGCCAAAACCAATTTTTGGCGATAACGGTTCAGGAATGCACTGTCACCAGTCCATTTGGAAAGATGGTCAACCTCTATTTGCAGGTGATAAGTATGCTGGTTTGAGCGATATGGGCTTGTACTACATTGGTGGTCTTCTCAAACACGCACCAGCGCTGTTAGCAATTACCAACCCCAGCACCAACTCATACAAACGCTTAGTACCTGGTTATGAAGCACCAGTGAACTTGGCTTACTCCCAAGGAAACCGTTCTGCTTCTATACGTATTCCTCTATCTGGCATTAACCCCAAAGCCAAGCGTTTAGAATTCCGTTGTCCAGATGCTACATCTAACCCCTATTTAGCATTTGCTGCAATGCTTTGTGCTGGTATCGATGGCATCAAGAACAAAATCCATCCTGGTGAACCCTTAGATAAAAATATCTATGAACTCTCTCCAGAAGAACTGGCAAAGGTTCCTTCAACTCCAGGTTCTTTAGAATTGGCGTTGCAAGCACTGGAAAAAGATCACGCCTTCTTGACCGAATCAGGCGTTTTCACGGAAGACTTTATCGAAAATTGGATTGACTACAAGCTAGGTAATGAAGTTAAGCAGTTGCAACTACGTCCTCATCCCTATGAGTTTTACCTCTACTACGATGCTTAA
- the apcB gene encoding allophycocyanin subunit beta, producing MRDAVTSLIKNYDLAGRYFDRNALDSLKSYFDSGTVRVQAAAAINSNAAALVKQAGLKLYEELPELIRPGGNSYTTRRYAACLRDLDYYLRYATYALVAGNTNVLDERVLQGLRETYNSLGVPIGPTVRGIQILKDLIKEQVAAAGVVNTAFVDEPFDHITRELSEIDI from the coding sequence ATGCGCGATGCGGTAACAAGTTTAATTAAGAATTATGACTTAGCTGGTCGGTATTTTGACCGGAATGCGCTCGATAGCCTAAAGTCTTACTTTGACAGTGGTACAGTCCGAGTCCAAGCAGCGGCGGCGATAAATTCTAATGCGGCTGCACTTGTCAAGCAGGCGGGTTTGAAGTTATATGAAGAACTGCCAGAATTGATTCGCCCTGGTGGAAATTCTTATACAACTCGTCGTTATGCAGCTTGTCTGCGCGATCTAGATTACTACTTGCGCTACGCTACCTATGCGCTAGTTGCTGGGAACACAAATGTATTGGATGAACGAGTGCTACAAGGGCTACGGGAAACTTACAATTCTCTAGGCGTGCCTATTGGGCCTACGGTTCGTGGTATCCAGATTCTTAAGGATTTGATTAAGGAGCAAGTAGCAGCAGCAGGTGTGGTTAATACTGCTTTTGTGGATGAACCATTTGATCACATCACACGCGAGTTGAGCGAGATTGATATTTAG
- a CDS encoding IS630 family transposase — MKAYSLDLRQKIVDAYACGDISQRKLAKNFGVTLSFVQNLLKRHRELGMIGPKVRTEQTATKLNAEQLEILRQLVIAQPDATLSELRERLYEKTEVLIGVATVNRMVRWKLHLNLKKKSPPHKKGSDEVQLARFEYWKLLRGIPVEELIFLDESGVNLSFIRKCARALPGLRAYAQKPNRKGKNVSVIGAISLKGLLTQWSGLGSIDALTFDAFIAQKLVPKLWPGAVVIMDNCSIHKSDELEALLIAAGAHLIYLPPYSPDFSPIENCWSKIKNILRRIGARTYPDLLQALDTAFAEVTIENLLGWFTHCCYCTSQD, encoded by the coding sequence ATGAAAGCCTACTCTCTCGACTTGCGTCAAAAAATAGTTGATGCTTATGCCTGCGGTGACATTTCCCAACGAAAACTGGCTAAAAACTTTGGTGTCACCTTAAGTTTTGTGCAAAATTTACTCAAACGCCATCGAGAATTGGGGATGATAGGCCCCAAGGTGCGGACTGAGCAGACAGCAACAAAGTTGAATGCTGAACAGTTAGAAATCCTGCGCCAACTCGTCATAGCACAGCCCGATGCGACGTTAAGCGAATTGCGGGAACGACTTTACGAGAAAACAGAGGTCTTAATTGGGGTAGCTACGGTGAATCGGATGGTTCGCTGGAAACTTCACCTCAACCTCAAAAAAAAGTCTCCACCTCACAAAAAAGGTAGTGATGAAGTCCAACTAGCCCGATTTGAGTACTGGAAACTCTTGAGGGGGATACCCGTCGAAGAGCTGATTTTCTTAGATGAATCGGGAGTTAATCTGTCCTTCATCCGCAAATGTGCCCGCGCCTTGCCTGGCCTTCGGGCCTATGCTCAAAAGCCCAACCGCAAAGGGAAAAATGTCTCGGTAATTGGTGCAATTAGCTTGAAAGGACTGCTCACCCAATGGAGTGGCTTAGGTTCTATCGATGCTTTGACTTTTGATGCCTTCATCGCCCAAAAGCTCGTACCCAAACTTTGGCCTGGTGCAGTGGTGATCATGGATAACTGCTCAATCCATAAAAGTGATGAACTTGAAGCTTTGCTCATCGCTGCTGGCGCTCATCTCATTTATCTCCCCCCCTATTCTCCCGATTTTTCACCGATTGAGAATTGTTGGTCCAAGATTAAGAACATTCTCCGTCGCATCGGTGCAAGGACATACCCTGATTTACTCCAGGCATTAGATACGGCATTCGCAGAAGTGACAATAGAGAATTTGCTGGGTTGGTTTACTCACTGCTGCTACTGTACCTCACAAGACTGA
- a CDS encoding XisH family protein encodes MPARDIYHAAVIKAPIADGWTITNDPLYLAYGGRELYVDIGAERVTIAAEKDNQKIAVEIKSFLSPSPVNDLQEAVGQYEVYRSVLKELQPKRQLYLAVPKRVYEGIFSERFGQLILNSIGINLIVFDEQLERIIRWIS; translated from the coding sequence ATGCCAGCCAGAGACATCTACCACGCCGCAGTCATTAAAGCACCTATAGCAGATGGTTGGACAATAACCAACGATCCCTTGTACCTTGCATACGGGGGTAGAGAACTTTACGTAGATATTGGAGCAGAAAGAGTTACCATTGCTGCTGAGAAGGATAATCAAAAAATAGCTGTTGAAATCAAAAGTTTTCTGAGTCCTTCTCCCGTGAATGACCTCCAGGAAGCTGTAGGACAGTATGAAGTTTATCGCAGCGTGCTTAAAGAACTACAACCAAAACGCCAACTTTATTTAGCAGTTCCCAAGCGAGTTTACGAAGGTATATTTTCCGAACGCTTTGGTCAGCTAATTCTTAATAGTATAGGAATAAACCTAATTGTCTTTGACGAGCAACTAGAGAGGATTATCAGATGGATAAGCTAG
- a CDS encoding XisI protein has product MDKLARYREIIRQLIFDYAGHKPANGQIETEAVIDSERDHYEVLHVGWDGVRRVHASVVHIDIINDKVWIQYDGTSQPVAEALLEAGILREDIVLGFHPAEIRQYTDFAVF; this is encoded by the coding sequence ATGGATAAGCTAGCTCGGTATCGTGAAATTATTCGTCAGTTGATATTTGACTATGCTGGTCACAAACCTGCTAATGGTCAAATAGAGACTGAAGCTGTCATTGACTCGGAGCGAGACCACTACGAAGTGTTACATGTTGGTTGGGATGGAGTGCGCCGCGTACATGCTTCGGTGGTACATATAGATATTATTAATGATAAAGTGTGGATTCAATATGATGGTACTTCTCAGCCAGTGGCGGAGGCATTATTAGAAGCGGGTATTTTGCGCGAAGATATTGTTTTGGGTTTTCATCCTGCTGAAATACGGCAATACACGGATTTTGCTGTATTTTAA